A portion of the Rhodococcus pseudokoreensis genome contains these proteins:
- a CDS encoding M23 family metallopeptidase, translating into MALHANTVPQSGRARRSSSAKSARRHVVATSLAATALLVSGAIASAATGEVAHASTEAGVSLTPPPQFLQVDRAELTDHTEQLQRAAQREVERLAAQKAETERLAREAAEQAARQAAAEEAARRPAVLFPADGTFTSGFGQRWGTNHNGIDIANSIGTPIKAVTNGTVIESGPASGFGMWIRLQQDDGTIGVYGHIDTSLVSVGQPIRAGDQIATMGNRGQSTGPHLHYEVWTANGTKIDPAGWLNSRGVSIPGGQGG; encoded by the coding sequence TTGGCTCTACACGCGAACACCGTCCCGCAGTCCGGGCGCGCCCGGCGCTCCAGTTCTGCGAAGTCCGCCCGCCGGCACGTGGTGGCGACGTCGCTGGCGGCTACTGCGCTGCTCGTGTCCGGCGCCATCGCCTCCGCCGCCACCGGGGAGGTTGCACACGCATCCACCGAGGCGGGTGTGTCGCTCACGCCGCCGCCGCAGTTCCTGCAGGTCGATCGCGCGGAGTTGACCGACCACACCGAGCAACTCCAGCGCGCCGCCCAGCGTGAGGTCGAGCGGTTGGCAGCGCAGAAGGCCGAGACCGAGCGCCTGGCCCGCGAGGCCGCCGAACAGGCCGCACGTCAGGCCGCCGCCGAGGAAGCGGCGCGCCGGCCTGCGGTTCTATTCCCGGCCGACGGCACCTTCACGTCGGGATTCGGTCAGCGTTGGGGCACCAACCACAACGGCATCGACATCGCGAACTCCATCGGCACCCCGATCAAAGCCGTCACCAACGGCACCGTGATCGAGAGCGGTCCGGCGTCGGGCTTCGGGATGTGGATCCGCCTGCAGCAGGACGACGGCACCATCGGCGTGTACGGCCACATCGACACCTCGTTGGTCTCGGTCGGGCAGCCGATCCGGGCCGGCGACCAGATCGCCACCATGGGCAACCGGGGGCAGTCGACCGGACCGCACCTGCACTACGAGGTGTGGACGGCGAACGGAACCAAGATCGATCCGGCGGGCTGGCTCAACTCGCGCGGCGTCTCCATTCCCGGAGGGCAGGGCGGCTAG
- a CDS encoding phytanoyl-CoA dioxygenase family protein translates to MTLTSPPPTGRREWIHDSDCDLDAFRASVDRSTNLADYPFAHSVEQNVLVYRSESLTPHLDDAQSRRAVQTELVRALTDGPGIVVFQNAFGDPAVVDRATEQFDLLIAQQQASGGVVGDHFGKAGANDRIWNAAQKLALGAPDVFADYYANDILALICQSWLGPLYQVTSQVNVVNPGGAAQVPHRDYHLGIVPAHELPEYPAHLHRMSSALTLQGAVAHCDMPVESGPTLYLPYSQQFEAGYLAFSRPEFVEFFRDSHVQLPLRKGDAVFFNPALYHGAGHNRSEWIRRMANLLQISSPFGRAMEVLDREAMANAVYPTLLARQSAGASERTLRNAVVATAECYPFPTNLDHDQPVHSLAPATQVDTVWEALRDSADPAVLAERLAAQTARRQP, encoded by the coding sequence ATGACCCTCACTTCTCCTCCGCCGACCGGCCGGCGTGAGTGGATCCACGACTCGGACTGCGACCTCGACGCGTTTCGCGCCTCCGTGGACCGCTCGACGAACCTGGCCGACTATCCGTTCGCCCACTCCGTGGAACAGAACGTCCTGGTGTACCGCAGCGAATCGCTGACTCCGCATCTCGACGACGCGCAGTCCCGCCGCGCCGTGCAGACCGAACTCGTGCGCGCCCTCACCGACGGGCCCGGAATCGTGGTGTTCCAGAACGCCTTCGGCGACCCCGCCGTCGTGGATCGAGCCACCGAACAGTTCGACCTCCTCATTGCGCAGCAGCAGGCGTCGGGTGGTGTGGTGGGGGACCACTTCGGCAAGGCGGGCGCCAACGACCGGATCTGGAACGCCGCGCAGAAACTGGCACTCGGCGCCCCGGACGTGTTCGCCGACTACTACGCCAACGACATCCTCGCACTGATCTGCCAGAGCTGGCTGGGGCCGCTGTATCAGGTGACGTCGCAGGTCAATGTGGTGAACCCTGGTGGCGCCGCGCAGGTTCCGCATCGGGACTACCACCTCGGCATCGTGCCTGCGCACGAGCTGCCCGAGTATCCGGCGCACCTGCACCGGATGTCGTCGGCGCTGACGCTGCAGGGCGCGGTGGCGCACTGCGACATGCCCGTCGAGAGCGGGCCCACCCTGTATCTGCCGTACTCGCAGCAGTTCGAGGCGGGCTACCTGGCGTTCTCGCGGCCGGAGTTCGTCGAGTTCTTCCGCGACAGCCACGTCCAGTTGCCGCTCCGCAAGGGCGACGCGGTGTTCTTCAATCCGGCGCTGTACCACGGTGCGGGCCACAACCGTTCGGAATGGATCCGGCGGATGGCCAATCTGCTGCAGATCTCGTCACCGTTCGGCCGGGCGATGGAAGTACTGGACCGCGAGGCCATGGCGAACGCCGTGTATCCGACGTTGCTGGCCCGGCAGAGTGCGGGGGCGAGCGAACGCACTCTCCGCAACGCCGTCGTCGCGACCGCCGAGTGCTACCCGTTCCCCACCAACCTCGACCACGATCAGCCGGTGCACAGCCTCGCGCCGGCCACCCAGGTGGACACCGTGTGGGAAGCGTTGCGGGACAGCGCCGATCCGGCGGTGCTCGCGGAGCGTCTGGCCGCGCAGACCGCGCGGCGGCAACCGTGA
- a CDS encoding sugar phosphate isomerase/epimerase family protein, producing the protein MTIRLAGAPISWGVCEVEGWGHQLDPDRVLTEMRDAGLAATELGPDGFLPSDPRELTDTLARYDLTAVGGFVPVLLHDPDHDTVAAIGGALDSLVASASEVMVLAAVTGAVGYDSRPELDDSGWKTLLRNLDRLSSAAADRGLRAVIHPHVGTMIENRAEVDRVLDGSSIPLCLDTGHLLIGGTDPLDLVTTAPERIAHAHLKDVDATLLGRVRAGELTYTEAVARGMYTPLGTGDVDIAGVVERLQNQGYDGWYVLEQDTILAAEPEGEGPVRDVVRSVEYLESITK; encoded by the coding sequence ATGACGATTCGACTGGCAGGCGCGCCCATTTCTTGGGGAGTGTGTGAGGTGGAGGGCTGGGGTCACCAGCTCGACCCCGACCGGGTGCTCACCGAGATGCGCGACGCCGGCCTCGCGGCCACCGAACTCGGTCCGGACGGATTCCTCCCCTCGGATCCACGCGAGCTGACGGACACCCTCGCCCGGTACGACCTGACAGCGGTCGGGGGATTCGTCCCGGTGCTGCTGCACGACCCGGATCACGACACGGTCGCGGCGATCGGCGGGGCGCTCGATTCGCTCGTCGCGTCGGCATCGGAGGTGATGGTCCTGGCGGCGGTGACGGGGGCGGTCGGTTACGATTCGCGACCGGAACTCGACGACTCCGGATGGAAGACGTTGCTGCGCAACCTCGACCGCCTGTCGTCCGCTGCTGCCGACCGGGGCCTGCGGGCGGTGATCCACCCGCACGTGGGGACGATGATCGAGAACCGGGCCGAGGTGGACCGCGTCCTGGACGGCTCGTCGATCCCGCTGTGCCTGGACACCGGTCATCTCCTGATCGGCGGAACCGACCCGCTCGACCTGGTCACGACGGCCCCCGAGCGGATCGCCCACGCGCACCTGAAGGATGTCGATGCCACACTCCTCGGCCGGGTCCGGGCGGGTGAACTCACCTACACCGAGGCCGTCGCCCGGGGCATGTACACGCCGCTCGGCACTGGTGACGTGGACATCGCCGGGGTGGTCGAGCGGCTGCAGAATCAGGGCTACGACGGCTGGTACGTCCTCGAGCAGGACACCATTCTCGCGGCGGAACCCGAGGGCGAAGGTCCCGTGCGCGACGTCGTCCGAAGCGTCGAATACCTGGAAAGCATCACCAAGTAG
- a CDS encoding LacI family DNA-binding transcriptional regulator, translating into MLDDRATAHADAERAPAGLHRRPTMADVATRAGVSRTLVSLIFSNKPGASDETRDRVLQAADELGYRLDRAARMLARGRSRTLGVLMDVHQTFQADLIGTIYAEAEAAGYEVLLSASAPTRDEHKAIEALLSHRCEGLILLGPLSEADYLRTLADRAVVTVVGRALPHTAVDTVRTADAKGIRQSVDHLVGLGHREIAHVDGGADPGSPERRRAYLAAMRRHDLSDHVRVIPGQHTEEAGVAAANTLLAEDHLPTAVLAGNDRCAIGLMDVFTRAHVDVPGDISIVGYDDSHLAQFSRIDLTTVRQDTEGLARHAVQFAVGRLENEDLDPQDFVIDPHLMVRGTTGPARS; encoded by the coding sequence ATGCTCGACGACCGCGCCACCGCGCACGCAGATGCGGAGCGGGCACCGGCCGGCCTGCACCGACGCCCCACGATGGCCGATGTCGCGACGCGGGCCGGGGTGTCACGCACCCTCGTGTCACTGATCTTCAGCAACAAACCGGGCGCGTCCGACGAGACCCGGGACCGCGTCCTGCAGGCCGCGGACGAACTCGGCTACCGCCTCGACCGGGCCGCCCGCATGCTCGCCCGCGGACGCAGCCGCACCCTCGGGGTGCTCATGGACGTCCATCAGACCTTCCAGGCCGACCTGATCGGAACCATTTACGCGGAGGCCGAGGCCGCCGGATATGAGGTCCTGCTCTCCGCGAGCGCACCCACCCGCGACGAGCACAAGGCGATCGAGGCGCTCCTCAGCCACCGGTGCGAGGGCCTGATCCTGCTCGGCCCCCTCTCCGAAGCGGACTATCTGCGCACGCTCGCGGACCGAGCCGTGGTCACCGTCGTCGGCCGCGCACTCCCCCACACTGCCGTCGACACCGTGCGGACCGCCGACGCCAAAGGAATCCGGCAGTCCGTGGACCACCTGGTCGGACTCGGACATCGCGAGATCGCGCACGTCGACGGCGGCGCGGACCCGGGCTCACCCGAGCGGCGTCGGGCGTACCTCGCGGCGATGCGCAGGCACGACCTCTCCGACCACGTTCGCGTCATTCCCGGTCAGCACACCGAGGAGGCAGGCGTCGCGGCCGCGAACACCCTGCTGGCCGAGGACCACCTGCCCACCGCCGTGCTCGCCGGCAACGACCGCTGCGCCATCGGTCTCATGGACGTGTTCACCCGCGCCCACGTCGACGTGCCGGGCGACATCTCTATCGTCGGGTACGACGACAGCCACCTGGCGCAGTTCTCTCGGATCGACCTCACCACCGTGCGGCAGGACACGGAGGGCTTGGCCCGGCACGCCGTGCAGTTCGCCGTCGGCCGACTCGAGAACGAGGACCTCGACCCGCAGGATTTCGTGATCGATCCCCACCTGATGGTGCGCGGCACGACCGGACCTGCCCGGTCGTAG
- a CDS encoding sugar porter family MFS transporter yields MLTTNSAASARGSGGAARNERSHKRFLTKLTVISTLGGLLFGYDTGVISGALLYMKDELNLSAVGEATVVSSLLFPGAAVGALLGGRLSDALGRKRTLLVCAGLFLVGALGCAMAPNVEIMVLARIVLGLGVGAAAVTCPLYLAEMAPVERRGRMVTINELMIVTGQMLAFSINALLDHVIEDPTVWRYMLAIASVPAVLLLLGMLALPDSPRWYASKGRLAETRRTLELSRSESEAADECASIAFHAARDRKSKTSGAVHYLRDYPWMRRILWIGCGLAIVQQATGINTVNYYAPTILEQSGLGVSASLVATIAVGVTSVVMTILGIVLLGFVNRRKMLLTGFIGVASSQAALSLVFLLPSSTGRSYIILAAMMVFVAFVQCFIGTCVWLLLSEIFPMAIRGFAMGIAVFVLWTTNAFISFVFPILNSVLGSTGTFGLFVLVNLMSVYFVYRFVPETKGRSLEELEDRLGAGNPATSAAGSAAAVATH; encoded by the coding sequence ATGTTGACAACCAACTCGGCTGCCAGTGCACGCGGAAGCGGCGGCGCTGCGCGAAACGAGCGCAGTCACAAACGCTTCCTGACCAAGCTCACCGTCATCTCCACGCTCGGAGGCCTGCTGTTCGGCTACGACACCGGGGTGATCTCCGGTGCGCTGCTGTACATGAAGGACGAGTTGAACCTCAGTGCGGTCGGCGAAGCCACCGTCGTGAGTTCCCTGCTCTTCCCCGGTGCCGCCGTCGGCGCGCTGCTGGGCGGCCGGTTGTCCGATGCCCTCGGCCGCAAGCGCACGCTGCTCGTCTGCGCGGGCCTGTTCCTCGTCGGCGCCCTCGGGTGTGCGATGGCCCCCAACGTGGAGATCATGGTGCTGGCCAGGATCGTCCTCGGACTCGGTGTGGGCGCGGCCGCCGTCACCTGCCCGCTGTACCTGGCCGAGATGGCCCCGGTGGAGCGGCGCGGCCGGATGGTCACGATCAACGAACTGATGATCGTCACCGGTCAGATGCTCGCCTTCTCGATCAACGCCCTGCTCGATCACGTCATCGAGGATCCGACGGTATGGCGGTACATGCTGGCCATCGCGTCGGTGCCCGCGGTCCTCCTGCTGCTCGGCATGCTCGCGCTTCCGGATTCACCGCGCTGGTACGCGTCGAAGGGCCGCCTCGCCGAGACACGCAGGACCCTCGAACTGAGCCGCAGCGAGTCCGAGGCCGCCGACGAGTGCGCCAGCATCGCCTTCCACGCCGCCCGCGACCGGAAGTCGAAGACCAGTGGCGCGGTCCACTACCTGCGGGACTACCCCTGGATGCGCCGGATCCTCTGGATCGGTTGCGGTCTGGCCATCGTGCAGCAGGCGACGGGCATCAACACGGTCAACTATTACGCCCCGACGATCCTCGAGCAGAGCGGGTTGGGTGTCAGCGCGTCTCTGGTGGCCACCATCGCGGTCGGTGTCACGTCGGTCGTCATGACGATCCTCGGTATCGTCCTGCTGGGCTTCGTGAATCGCCGCAAGATGCTGCTCACCGGTTTCATTGGGGTGGCGTCCTCGCAGGCCGCGCTGTCGCTAGTGTTCCTGCTGCCCTCGTCCACCGGCCGCAGCTACATCATCCTCGCCGCGATGATGGTGTTCGTCGCGTTCGTGCAGTGCTTCATCGGTACCTGCGTGTGGTTGCTGCTGTCGGAGATCTTCCCGATGGCCATCCGCGGATTCGCGATGGGTATCGCGGTATTCGTGCTCTGGACGACCAACGCGTTCATCTCGTTCGTCTTCCCGATCCTCAACTCGGTTCTCGGATCCACCGGAACGTTCGGGCTGTTCGTCCTCGTCAACCTGATGTCGGTGTA